AACATCTACCCCTGATGGAGCTATTATAATTCCAATATTAGAATCATAGTTTAATACACTTTCTATAACCTCGGGAGTACTATATATATCAATTCGTATATCAGCATCTGAATATACTTCCTTAAACTGATAAAGCTTTGACACAAGGTGGTAGGAACCGAAATTTTTACAGCAAGCAATAGAAAGTTTATTTTCTTTCATAGCCAAATCTTCAATACTACAATACATGTTTTCCTCTAAAGTAAAGATGGATTTTGCATACTCAAAGACAACTTCACCAACAGAAGTTAATAAAACTCCTTTATTAGACCTAATTAACAAAGTATGCCCTAATTCATCCTCTAAGTTTTTAAGTTGCATGCTTAAACCTGGTTGGGATATGTGAAGCTTTTGACTAGCTTTTGAAATACTATTATACTTTGCAACCCAATAAAAGGATTTCAAATAGTCTATATTCATAAAATCCTCCCCCTTTATAACTCCCAAGTCCTAATCATAAATAAGTATTATACTGTATAAGAATACCTTATAATCCCAAGTCCTAATTCTATTATATACTATACTTAGAGATAAGCCAATATACTTATCTCGTAAAAATGTTAAATAAATAACAAGGAGGTAGTAAAATGATTAAACAAGAGTCAAGAAATCAAGAGACAAAAATCAGCAAAATACAACCAATCATTGGTCTTATCCTTCTAGTTCTAATTATTCTTCTAGGAAATCATGTTTTTAAAAATGGTGGAACTATGACCCTTAATCTTATCACTGGAGCAATTTTAGGTTATATTTTTACACGTTCACGTTATGGATTTGCAGGTGGAATTAAGAGACTTTATATTACAGGAGAGGGTAGTCTTACAAAAGCACTATTAATTATGTTTGCAATATCAGCTATTGCAGCAGCAGGAATACACTGGGGAGCAGCAGCGAAAGGCGCAGTGCCAGCATTTATGGCAGGAGTAGGACAAGCGGTTATTCCAGGTACAGGTAGTGTAGGGATGATAAATATATCACTTATAGTGGGAGCCTTTCTTTTTGGTATAGGCATGATGATTGCAGGAGGTTGTGCTTCAGGTACACTTACTGATGCGGGAGAAGGCTCAGTAAGAGCTCTTATCGTAATGCTATTCTTTGGATTTGGAGGAATTATTGGTCTTATAGCAAAGCATGGATTCAGTGAAACTGCATTAGGTAAAATTGGTGCAAGAGTATATTTGCCAAATATATTTGGTTACATAGGTGCAGTTTTAGTAACATTTGGATTCCTATTAGTTTTATATTGTATCACAAGAAAATACGAAGATATTAGAAAGAAAAAAGGTACATATCAGGAGAATATTTATGAAGCAGATGAACTCCCACTTAAGGAAAAGGGACAATTCAAGTTTTTCAGCTACAATACTTATCATAAGTTCTTTGTAGAAAGATGGAGCTTTACAAAAGGAGCTATTCTAACATCTGTTATGTTCATATTTATCATAAATACAACTGGCAATAGTTGGGGAGTTTCTGGTGGGTACCCTCTATGGGTTATGGCACTATTAGATAAGTTTGGAATTGAATTCACTTCACCAGCACTTGCTGGAAATGTAAAGGCTATACAAAATGGCTTATTAAATCATGGTGTAACTTTAAGAAATCTTGGAATGATAGCTGGTTCAGCAGTGGCATTCCTTTTAGCAGGTAGATTTAAATTAGACTACAAATTTAGTATAAAAGATGTTGTGTTCTACGCAATAGGTGGACTTTTACTAGGATTTGGGGCAATGTTTGCTGGTGGTTGTAATATAGGAGCATTATACTCAGCTATTTCAAATTTTTCATTATCAGGATGGGTTTATCTTGTATCAGCTGGGTTAGGTGGTATAGTTGCATTAAGATTATTTGAAGGTAAAGTAAATACTATACCAGCTAGATTTAAGAAATAACTTAAATTTAGAACAATATGGAAAGGAGCAGGTGTAATTATGAGTAAAAGAATCTTAATAGTAGGAGGAGTAGCAGGAGGAGCATCAGTAGCAGCAAGGGTAAGAAGGTTAGATGAATTTGCAGAAGTCATAATGTTTGAAAAAGGACCTCATGTATCATTTTCAAACTGCTGTTTACCGAATCATTTAAGTGGAATGGTAGAAAACAGCGATGACCTAGTTCTAATGAATCCAGAGCAATTCAAAAAACAATATAACATAGAAGCGAGAGTAAATAACGAAGTTTTGAAAATCAACAGAGACAATAAAACCATCACAGTAAGAAATCTAGAGACAGGAGAAGAATACGAAGAAGGCTATGACAAGTTAGTACTATCACCAGGAGCTAATCCAATAGTGCCAAGAATAGAAGGACATGATAAAGACCATGTATTTACAGTAAGAAATGTAGTGGACATAGACAAATTAAATAGATATATAAGAAATGAAAAAGTAAAAGACATAGCAGTAATAGGTGGGGGATTCATAGGAGTAGAAGTAGCAGAAAACCTACAACTAGCAAATCAAGGCTATAATGTAACATTAGTAGAAGCAGCAGACCAAATCATGGCACCATTTGACTATGATATGGTACAGATATTACACAAAGAAATGATAGACAAAGGCATAAACCTAATAGTAGGAAACGGAATAGCAAAGGTAGAAGATGACTATATAGAATTATCATCAGGAAAGCGATTACCGGCTCAAGCAGTAGTTATGGCAATAGGAGTAAGGCCAGAAACAACACTAGCAAGAGAAGCAGGCTTAGAAATAGGGGAAACAGGAGCTATAAAAGTAGACCATAACTACTTAACAAGTGACAAAGATATATATGCAGTAGGAGACGCCATAGAAGTATATCACAAGCTAACACATAAAAAGACAAGACTAGCACTAGCAGGACCAGCACAAAGACAGGCAAGAGCAGCGGCAGACCATATGTATGGAATACCACATAGAAATACAGGAGTAATAGGCTCATCATGTATAAAAATATTTGACATGAATGCAGCATCAACAGGCTTAACAGAAAAAGCAGCAAGAAATGCAGGGATACAGTATGATTTTGTTTACATCATACCAGGAGACATAGTAGGACTAATGCCTGGAAATAGCCCATTCCATTTAAAGCTAATATATGAAGTGCCAACAGGAAAGATACTAGGAGCACAAGCAATAGGAAAAGGAAATGCATCAAAGAGAATAGATGTAATAGCTGCCATGATAATGATGAATGGAACACTAGAAGATCTAAAAGAACTAGAGCTATGCTATGCACCAGCATTTAGTACGGCTAAAGATCCAGTAAATCACGCAAGCTTAGTAGCACTAAACATACTAAACGGAGTATTTAAACAAGTACCAGTATACAAAGTAAGAGAACTCGTAGAAAATAATGCATTCATAATAGACGTAAGAGAAAAGCATGAATATGAATCAGGACACTTAAAGAATGCAATAAATATACCATTAAGCGAGATAAGACAAAGAGCATCAGAAATACCAAAAGACCTACCAGTATATTTACACTGTCGTTCAAGTCAAAGAAGCTACAATGCAATAATGGCACTACAACATATGGGATATGATAATCTATACAATATATCAGGTTCATACCTAGGTATTAGTTACTATGAATACTACAATGACAAGGTAACAGGAAGAGAAAAGATATTGACTGAGTATAATTTTAACTAAAAGAAAGTCTATCATATATTAAATAGAGCAGGAGAAAAATAATGAAAACTATAAAAAAGTTGACTATTGGAACTTGGATTTTTATTATACTTGCTTGGTATTTAATTACTAAGTCTAATATAGTCGAATCTGTACTAGTACCGTCGCCATATGAGGTGTGGACTACATTTTTGGATATATTAAAAGGAGGCTATAATGGCATTTCACTAATTTCTCACTTAGGGATTAGTTTTAAAAGGTTATTTATAGCATCATTAGTAGCTATTATTACCTCAATTCCCCTTGGATTACTAAGTGGATATTTTAGCAAGGTTAGGGCCATAGTAGATTCCATAATCCAGTTCTATCGTCCACTTCCACCTCTTGCCTATTATACCTTGCTTATACTGTGGCTTGGAATAGATGATG
The sequence above is drawn from the Proteiniborus sp. DW1 genome and encodes:
- a CDS encoding LysR family transcriptional regulator, coding for MNIDYLKSFYWVAKYNSISKASQKLHISQPGLSMQLKNLEDELGHTLLIRSNKGVLLTSVGEVVFEYAKSIFTLEENMYCSIEDLAMKENKLSIACCKNFGSYHLVSKLYQFKEVYSDADIRIDIYSTPEVIESVLNYDSNIGIIIAPSGVDVLEEKKFCDDELVFFTHSSYPKDSMCKDEFLKAPLVIRDKCCTDYRLIKEFTKANGYDLKELNVLLYSNCIDIIKSFIFNNRSFSFLPRSCIQFEIERNLFKEIRLDDFDAKSSLKYSYAFIKRKQHELNPFEKSFKDFLLSVSEEKVFAI
- a CDS encoding YeeE/YedE family protein — translated: MIKQESRNQETKISKIQPIIGLILLVLIILLGNHVFKNGGTMTLNLITGAILGYIFTRSRYGFAGGIKRLYITGEGSLTKALLIMFAISAIAAAGIHWGAAAKGAVPAFMAGVGQAVIPGTGSVGMINISLIVGAFLFGIGMMIAGGCASGTLTDAGEGSVRALIVMLFFGFGGIIGLIAKHGFSETALGKIGARVYLPNIFGYIGAVLVTFGFLLVLYCITRKYEDIRKKKGTYQENIYEADELPLKEKGQFKFFSYNTYHKFFVERWSFTKGAILTSVMFIFIINTTGNSWGVSGGYPLWVMALLDKFGIEFTSPALAGNVKAIQNGLLNHGVTLRNLGMIAGSAVAFLLAGRFKLDYKFSIKDVVFYAIGGLLLGFGAMFAGGCNIGALYSAISNFSLSGWVYLVSAGLGGIVALRLFEGKVNTIPARFKK
- a CDS encoding FAD-dependent oxidoreductase, which gives rise to MSKRILIVGGVAGGASVAARVRRLDEFAEVIMFEKGPHVSFSNCCLPNHLSGMVENSDDLVLMNPEQFKKQYNIEARVNNEVLKINRDNKTITVRNLETGEEYEEGYDKLVLSPGANPIVPRIEGHDKDHVFTVRNVVDIDKLNRYIRNEKVKDIAVIGGGFIGVEVAENLQLANQGYNVTLVEAADQIMAPFDYDMVQILHKEMIDKGINLIVGNGIAKVEDDYIELSSGKRLPAQAVVMAIGVRPETTLAREAGLEIGETGAIKVDHNYLTSDKDIYAVGDAIEVYHKLTHKKTRLALAGPAQRQARAAADHMYGIPHRNTGVIGSSCIKIFDMNAASTGLTEKAARNAGIQYDFVYIIPGDIVGLMPGNSPFHLKLIYEVPTGKILGAQAIGKGNASKRIDVIAAMIMMNGTLEDLKELELCYAPAFSTAKDPVNHASLVALNILNGVFKQVPVYKVRELVENNAFIIDVREKHEYESGHLKNAINIPLSEIRQRASEIPKDLPVYLHCRSSQRSYNAIMALQHMGYDNLYNISGSYLGISYYEYYNDKVTGREKILTEYNFN